CGGGCAAAAATAGCACGACAAATCTGGATGCCAGCTGCTTGACAAGTATTCACTAACTCGTCACAATATAAGCGACTGTTTTGGCAATCTGGTGGAAAGACTTGACTGCAAAGCGTGAGGATTTCGCGCCGCTGCGTGGACTGTTGCCTGGCTTTGTCTGCAACGGGCCCGATGCGACTGAGATGCGTCGCTGCGGTTCATCGACGGGGGGTTTATCAACAAACAGGATGATTTCAGAAATGCCAAGTTGAGCGCAACGCGTTGGTGCGAATGGGCTTTACGGAGTTGACCGCAAAAGGGGGGTGTTGATAAACCTCCGCCAGACTGCGTCGGGTGCCGAGCCACCAAGAGCGCGATCACTAGTGATCTACGAGAGCTGATCGTGCGGCGCAAATGTGCGTTGCTTTCTGCGTGCGCGAACAGCAATTTGCATTCGTCAGCAATCGCGTTGCTAGCAACAATTGCTCCTGTCAGCAGCCAGCGAACTGAAATTGTTTCGTTGCGTAGTTATCTGCTAGAGTTCGCAAGTCGAAATCGGCCTGCTGGTTAGATTTACTGCTTGGGTGGAAGGAATCGAACATGCGGAATCGTCGTCATTGGATGGTGGCTGTCCTGGGCCTGGTTGCTTGGGGCGCGTTGGCAACTGGCAGCGGCTCGTTCGCCCAGGCGGCAGATGAACAAAGAATCGTCGAGCAGGCGACTGCTTCGCTGCATGAGACGATGACTCTTTCCGTCAAGCGCATTCCCGAATCGCTGCTCGAAGATGCCGAGGCTGTGGCGATCATTCCGAACGTGATTAAGGTTGGTCTCGTCGCCGGCGTACAACGCGGCCGCGGCGTGGTCCTCATTCGCGATCAGGAACGTCACTTCGGCCTGCCGCGATTTGTTTCCATCACGGGCGGAAGCGTGGGCTGGCAAATTGGTGCCCAGTCGACCGACTTCGTGCTGGTTTTCAAGTCGAAGAAAAGTGTGGCCGGTTTGCTCGAAGGAAAGTTCACCATCGGTGCTGATGCCGCCGCAGCAGCGGGGCCCGTTGGTCGCCGCGCGGGGGCAGGAACCGATTTGGAATTGAAAGCCGAGATCTATTCATACTCGCGCAGTCGCGGGCTGTTTGCGGGAGTCTCGCTCGATGGTTCCGTGATTCAACTCGAACCGCAAATGGAAATGAACTTCTACCGCCCTGGTCCCGGCGGCATGCCCACACCAGCCCCCGAGGCTGCCGTGAAGTTGCTCGAGACGCTCAGTAAGTACACTTCGGCTGCCGATCATGTGGTTGCCGCGGAAGGCGCGCCGCTGCTGCCCGTCGATCCGACGCAGCGGATTGAGGCGGTTCGTGGTGAACTGGCCCGTTCGGTCGCACAATTGAATACGATTGTCGATGAATCGTGGAAGCGGTATCTCGCCATGCCAGCCGAAGTTTACGAAGCGGGTAAAGCCCCAACTCCGGAAGCGCTCGCGGTCACCCTGCAGCGGTTCGATGCCGTGGCTCGCGACCCGCAATATCGCCGACTAAACGAACGGCTTGAGTTTCGCGCTACGCTCGAACTGTTGCACGAATACTCCGCCACTCTAAGCGAAGTGGGACACGGCAAGCTTTCGTTGCCACCGCCCCCCGCCGCAATTCAGTTGCCTTTGCAGCGGTAATTTGCCGCTGAAGCGAACGCTTTCGGTTGGCGACTCACCCTACTTCAACGGGTACCGCTCTTGCCGCCCCTGCCGATTTTAACGGGCGGCAATCTCCCATAAAACGCGTGCGGTTAATGCGAGAACGCCGTCGTAACTGGCCTTCTAATACAAACTTGCGTTTTTCTGGCGACGTTTGCGATTCTGAGCTAAAGTTCGGATGTCGGTTACCCGAGCACTCGCGAGCTTGACCATGGATGGCCCGTCAAGCTGGCCCTGAGAGCAACTTTCCTCGTTGTTCTGCTCCCAGCGGTGGGGCCCAGAGAGTTCGATCGCCGAAGGTGGCAATCTGCGGAGTCAGGTCGTCGCCCGTGCCTGCTGCGCTCGATTTCGAGTGGCTTCGGGCATGTACGTTCTCCCCAACCAAGTCGAGAACACCGTTGCTTATCACCGCTTAGACCTACAGGCTTGTGCTATGAACTGTCAGGAATTGGCTCACAAGATCGAAACCATGCAACCCGGCGCCGAGACGAAGGATGTCGCTCGTCTGTGCCTGTTGCTTGCGAACGCCACGAACAACGTGGACGTGCTTCGCGACGAGCGCAAGCTCACCGCGACCTGGCGCGAGATGGGGCTGCGCTTGCAGGCCGCCACCGATCAGCATGCGGCGATGACCGAAGAACTGGAGTCGCTGGCTAAGGCCGACCCGCGCAAATTTACCCCGGAACAAATCTGGGTGCTGATTCGAGCCATCAAGGTGCAAAGCCAAATTCTGCAGCTGTATGTCGGCGATCCGCTCGT
Above is a window of Anatilimnocola aggregata DNA encoding:
- a CDS encoding lipid-binding SYLF domain-containing protein; translated protein: MRNRRHWMVAVLGLVAWGALATGSGSFAQAADEQRIVEQATASLHETMTLSVKRIPESLLEDAEAVAIIPNVIKVGLVAGVQRGRGVVLIRDQERHFGLPRFVSITGGSVGWQIGAQSTDFVLVFKSKKSVAGLLEGKFTIGADAAAAAGPVGRRAGAGTDLELKAEIYSYSRSRGLFAGVSLDGSVIQLEPQMEMNFYRPGPGGMPTPAPEAAVKLLETLSKYTSAADHVVAAEGAPLLPVDPTQRIEAVRGELARSVAQLNTIVDESWKRYLAMPAEVYEAGKAPTPEALAVTLQRFDAVARDPQYRRLNERLEFRATLELLHEYSATLSEVGHGKLSLPPPPAAIQLPLQR